Proteins from a single region of Dictyostelium discoideum AX4 chromosome 5 chromosome, whole genome shotgun sequence:
- a CDS encoding RabGAP/TBC domain-containing protein, translated as MNTNRVLFSKENVFVYPPEIEKGIKGTISLCSLDKGSIFLCWIPDIEEKEDDHSSSSSSSSSNLQSPNGKNPLAASTIIEIDDQNSWVVRVHVKELKSIKKYTPNIGTPYIIITSKKGTAFFPFFFEHGGVREFLKSLSSIIHLKKSNLDSNFFTVVDFSDPVQRSLSSMNLSDHFYNSNNKDDLYSSSSNSSSNSGNSNSRKQKDPVIPDFNDDLTFGHDMDLHNQDQEKEDRYSLLSSTNQLKKAQEISVLSSPPSSSHTTSISPTSNKSSSFINIGSNNNNNNNNNNNNSSVSSSLSKSTNGLSFSSILSRSTSPSASTSPIPIEKSGNNNGSNNNNSSNITSPIPSPSSKFLSASGGSDNENNSNNTNSNNNSNNNANTGSLSTSPTNKRALKREISSSIFDNFAKVTQLAKSAQKNIFEEPAKRIDNHFRNLIGSKSSIGSNLSPQNANNQYFDILNESGSSLNASSDYFTPFNISSLNFSIELGANRRECNPMSPSEWYSYFDDEGRICLANQQILLKKIFYGGIEESIRQEVWPFLLGVYSFDSTYSSREVVKYEKTQQYQTVKRQWESISCEQESRFSKYQSRKLLIQKDVIRTDRLHPMFIQGEDDIDSNENLRLMRDVLLTYSFFNFDIGYVQGMSDLLSPIISVMGGVSKEVECFWCFKGLMDRLESNFHKDQNGMHHQLSTLSKLLKFIDLELYTHLEANNGGNMYFFFQSVLICFKREFPFHDVLTLWEILWSNYMTKNLPIFMCLSILIKERNQILDENMAFDQILKLINEKANRMDLEDILVDAESMVRYFIIKQMSIDTDKSLIKLKESISIY; from the exons atgaacacaaat aGAGTATTATTCTCAAAAGAGAATGTATTCGTTTACCCACCAGAGATTGAAAAGGGTATAAAAGGTACAATTTCATTATGTAGTTTAGATAAAggatcaatatttttatgttGGATACCAGATATTGAAGAGAAAGAAGATGAtcattcatcatcatcatcatcatcgtcgtcAAATTTACAATCACCCAATGGTAAGAATCCATTAGCAGCATCGACAatcattgaaattgatgatcaAAATTCATGGGTAGTTAGAGTACATGTCAAAGAAttgaaatcaattaaaaagtatACACCAAATATTGGTACTCCTTACATTATTATAACAAGTAAAAAAGGTACTGCTTTCTTTCCTTTCTTTTTTGAACATGGTGGCGTTagagaatttttaaaatcattatcttcaattatacatttaaaaaa atcaaatttagattcaaacttttttacagttgttgatttttcaGATCCAGTACAAAGAAGTTTATCAAGTATGAATTTATCAgatcatttttataatagtaataataaagatgacttatatagtagtagtagtaatagtagtagtaatagtggtaatagtaatagtagaaAACAAAAAGATCCTGTTATACCagattttaatgatgatttaaCATTTGGTCATGATATGGATTTACATAATCAAGatcaagaaaaagaagatagatattcattattatcatcaactaatcaattaaaaaaagcaCAAGAAATTTCTgtattatcatcaccacccTCTTCTTCACATACAACTTCAATAAGTCCAActtcaaataaatcatcatcttttattaatattggaagtaataataataataacaacaacaacaataataataatagtagtgtatcatcatcacttagtaaatcaacaaatggattatcattttcatcaatattatcaagatcaacatcaccatcagcttcaacatcaccaattccaattgaaaaatcaggtaataataatggtagtaataataataatagtagtaatataACATCACCAATACCATCACCATCTTCTAAATTCTTATCAgctagtggtggtagtgataatgaaaataatagtaataatacaaatagtaataacaattcaaataacaATGCAAACACTGGATCAttatcaacatcaccaacaaaTAAAAGAGCATTAAAACGTGAAATTTCATCAAgtatttttgataattttgcaAAAGTAACACAATTAGCAAAATCTGCTCAAAAAA atATTTTTGAAGAACCAGCAAAAAGAATTGATAATCattttagaaatttaattggatcaaaatcatcaattgGTTCAAATTTATCACCACAAAATGcaaataatcaatattttgATATATTGAATGAGAGTGGATCGTCATTGAATGCATCAAGTGATTATTTTACACCATTCAatatatcatcattaaatttctCCATAGAGTTGGGAGCCAATAGAAGAGAGTGTAATCCAATGTCACCAAGTGAATGGTATTCCTATTTCGATGATGAAGGTAGAATTTGTTTAGCGAATCAACAGATTCTATTGAAAAAGATATTCTATGGTGGTATTGAAGAATCAATTCGTCAAGAGGTTTGGCCATTCCTATTGGGAGTTTATTCATTCGATTCGACTTATTCCTCAAGAGAGGTtgtaaaatatgaaaaaactCAACAATATCAAACCGTTAAAAGACAATGGGAATCGATATCTTGTGAACAAGAGAGTAGATTCTCAAAGTATCAATCTAGAAAATTGTTAATTCAAAAGGATGTTATTAGAACCGATCGTTTGCATCCAATGTTTATTCAGGGTGAGGATGATATCGATAGCAATGAGAATCTACGTCTAATGAGGGATGTCCTCTTGACTTAttctttctttaatttcgATATTGGTTATGTTCAAGGTATGAGTGATTTACTCTCACCAATCATCTCGGTTATGGGTGGTGTCTCAAAAGAGGTGGAATGTTTTTGGTGTTTCAAAGGTTTAATGGATAGATTGGAGAGTAATTTTCATAAGGATCAAAATGGTATGCATCATCAATTATCTACACTTTCAAAGTTATTGAAATTCATCGATTTGGAACTTTACACTCATTTAGAGGcaaataatggtggtaatatGTACTTTTTCTTTCAATCGGTTTTAATTTGTTTCAAGAGGGAATTCCCATTTCATGATGTACTCACACTTTGGGAAATACTTTGGAGTAATTATATGACAAAGAATTTACCAATCTTTATGTGTCtatcaattttaatcaaagaaagaaatcaaattttagatGAAAATATGGCTTTTGATCAAATCTTGAAATTAATCAATGAAAAAGCAAATAGAATGGATTTGGAAGACATTCTAGTCGATGCTGAGTCTATGGTTAGATATTTcataattaaacaaatgtCAATTGATACCGATAaaagtttaattaaattaaaagaatcaatttcaatttattaa
- the ppt2 gene encoding palmitoyl-protein thioesterase 2, translating into MNKLFITFILSTLLLSVVCIVKSQSDSYKPILLMHGFAISEDCGANTDWDTMLKYIQKNNPDQIAIALDVDNHLKSTKPMFTQINDIYLLMTSILENNSSFANGFHIIAHSQGALLMRSLVEMYGFKVDNFISLAGVHNGVFGVGFTNDYWFGNFTDKELTDLMYSSSMQKEFSVANWWNDPKDNDRYIKENFFLPALNQELSELTPEFKANFVSSIGGSFNAFGSQDDEVVDPWISELFGYYNENMVMIPINETYSYQQDSYGLKTLDNQGKLKLTQVDGVKHADWLRREDLFNQYILPLISK; encoded by the exons atgaataaattatttattacttttattttaagtACACTTTTATTAAGTGTTGTTTGTATTGTTAAATCTCAATCAGATTCATataaaccaattttattaatgcACGGATTTGCAATTTCCGAAGATTGTGGAGCAAATACTGATTGGGATACAATgttaaaatatattcaaaaaaataatccagATCAAATTGCAATTGCATTAGATGTTGACAATCATCTTAAATCAACCAAACCAATGTTCACTCAAATCAAcgatatttatttattaatgacTTCAATCcttgaaaataattcatcatttgCAAATGGTTTCCATATTATTGCTCATTCACAAGGTGCTCTTTTAATGAGATCACTTGTAGAAATGTATGGTTTCAAagttgataattttatttcattggCTGGTGTTCATAATGGggt ttttggaGTTGGATTTACAAATGATTATTGGTTTGGTAATTTTACAGATAAGGAATTAACAGATTTAATGTATTCATCATCAATGCAAAAGGAATTTAGTGTTGCAAATTGGTGGAATGATCCAAAAGATAATGATAGATATATAAAAGagaatttctttttaccaGCACTTAACCAAGAGTTATCAGAGTTAACACCAGAGTTTAAAGCAAATTTTGTTAGTAGTATTGGTGGTTCATTCAATGCATTTGGTTCACAAGATGATGAAGTCGTTGATCCATGGATTTCAGAATTATTTGGttattataatgaaaatatggTTATGATTCCAATTAATGAAACTTACTCATATCAACAAGATTCATATGGTTTAAAAACATTAGATAATCAaggtaaattaaaattaactcAAGTTGATGGTGTTAAACATGCTGATTGGTTAAGAAGAGAAGATTTATTCAATCAATATattttaccattaatttcaaaataa
- the ncfA gene encoding cytosolic factor p67 encodes MLKQTIKKWNQSIERYESGNVGEALTILTSIEQSTSKINYNIGVMYIKSNNFRNAIEYFNRSVEQDKYLASSYYMRAIAHHMNGELNHAIVDYDETISKLRGHEYIDYKQLGLDHKLLLAEVLFNKALALGRAGSSVALQATQCFSQPSDSQEFKNQCKKIQDGSQLNFSTRPIPLSLLFKPPKVSDAPQKQRSATTSSIQSSSPSTPMSSSPPSYILKGPSSPPSSSSPSSSSPSLSSSSSPKLPPTPKPSFGSSPPPSSSSSSSSSSSSSSSSISPLTNKTLPPKPPPLPSKKLPSRPISCVIQDVKITLKVFYKDRRLIQIPVPCNLSTFIQKIELKFEITISDKFSLSFQLDGEENEINSQVQLDKMICMEINEINVKDIIPSPSPSPSPSPDKTNNSTSSYSSSSSSSSSSSSSSSSSSYDNKPKSSFIPKTTTRPILPPTTTTTTSTSNNFNRNATLPKKFGSTPSSPSFSSPSSSSSGGGGGPPIPTRGSPSISLLKQQNQTQSINIPPKVPTSSRPKMTQSHSPPSSSPLSSYSTSFQSVSSPSLSSSYNGSTSSYGGFSSSRPPPTPYPYQVLYTDSNEKYYLNTETNETFWELP; translated from the coding sequence atgttaaaacaaactattaaaaaatggaatcaatcaattgaacGATATGAGAGCGGTAATGTTGGAGAAGCATTAACTATTTTAACATCAATTGAACAAAGTACATCaaagataaattataatattggtGTTATGTATATAAAgagtaataattttagaaatGCAATTGAATATTTCAATCGATCAGTTGAACAAGATAAATATTTAGCATCATCCTATTATATGAGAGCTATCGCTCATCATATGAATGGAGAGTTAAATCATGCAATTGTGGACTACGATGAGACCATATCAAAACTCAGAGGTCATGAATACATTGACTACAAACAATTGGGATTAGatcataaattattattagctgAAGTACTTTTCAATAAAGCATTAGCATTGGGTAGAGCCGGTTCGTCAGTTGCATTACAAGCCACTCAATGTTTTTCACAACCATCTGATTCACAAGAATTTAAGAATCAATGTAAAAAAATTCAAGATGGTtcacaattaaatttttcaactAGACCAAttccattatcattattatttaaaccacCAAAAGTTTCAGATGCCCCACAAAAACAACGTTCTGCAACAACTTCTTCAATTCAATCTTCATCTCCTTCCACACCAAtgtcatcatcaccaccatcatatattttaaaaggaCCATCATcgccaccatcatcatcttcaccatcatcatcttcaccaTCACTGTCATCCTCTTCTTCACCAAAATTACCACCAACACCCAAACCATCATTTggatcatcaccaccaccatcatcgtcatcgtcatcatcatcatcatcatcatcatcatcatcatcgatATCTCCATTGACAAATAAAACATTACCACcgaaaccaccaccacttccATCAAAGAAATTACCATCAAGACCAATTAGTTGTGTGATTCAAGATGTTAAAATTACATTAAAAGTATTTTATAAAGATAGAcgtttaattcaaattccaGTACCATGTAATTTATCAACCTTTATACAAAagattgaattaaaatttgaaattacaatCTCTGATAAATTTTCACTTTCATTTCAATTGGATggtgaagaaaatgaaatcaattcACAAGTTCAATTAGATAAAATGATTTGTAtggaaattaatgaaattaatgttaaagatattataccatcaccatcaccatcaccatcaccatcaccagataaaactaataatagtacatcatcatattcatcatcatcatcatcatcatcatcatcatcatcatcatcatcatcatcatcatatgataataaaccaaaatcatcatttataCCAAAAACTACAACTAGACCTATTttaccaccaacaacaacaacaaccacaagcactagtaataattttaataggaATGCAACATTACCCAAAAAATTTGGatcaacaccatcatcaccttcATTCTCATctccatcatcatcatctagtGGTGGCGGTGGTGGTCCACCAATTCCAACTAGAGGTTCACCATCaatatctttattaaaacaacaaaatcaaacacAATCTATTAATATTCCACCAAAGGTACCAACTTCATCAAGACCAAAAATGACACAATCTCATTCACCACCATCTTCTTCACCCTTATCTTCTTATTCAACTAGTTTCCAATCAGTTTCATCACCATCTTTATCCTCTTCATATAATGGTAGCACTAGTAGCTATGGTGGTTTTAGTTCATCAAGACCACCACCCACACCATATCCTTATCAAGTACTCTATACTGATagtaatgaaaaatattatttaaatacagAAACTAATGAAACATTTTGGGAATTACCTTAA
- the darA gene encoding armadillo-like helical domain-containing protein translates to MEEIQKLINELGGSQYKDKDTEHYSEEAVELLIKKIDNKSKGKTVIESNTLIYKTLADWSKVEDNRETIIRSPSNVIEKTFQLFEFLLPNGVETLNTDTTVEQSELFSMVCRLLGNLTYENAPNREFIFDKTPSILKYISSFVSQTKYQSLQRTSCAAIANLSSETDFIQLEFFKLGVVSILIDLICREGTTDEVNQMAIKAFNNLVDNENTQVDIHFKEIHRLLGQLKKSLNKEGYYENSFANDLVSSLSTLSLNKDLQKEILKEGFLNDLIELIEESNVHREMINQFEDDDIEKDKDISIAPSTSELIFKLADNDDYRQYFYNKERDGNDANNILDRMIKIMTSPPPAYKDGDSKAQLKALDVAKVKKNITKTIALCSLEDDVIDKFIKTPKIFVDLLVDTEDTERIVNGEMIIGNLARSEPNCRLLNSYNVIELIADIMKKFPNFQPIQHLGLSSIRNLTLPTINKGFKPSSTLMEDVVFNSKVHNQVIQFAALSLIKNFIGCDQSNLKLFLEFPNALQSLLDLANGRVPASMDDESDQQEQLQLDDAKIQEIEEKFEEKEKTIEKTDEKTDEKTNEKKQSKKDMRVIYEATRLLLRFLDNSELSNHQEKMKQLIEESVEPFFSLLQSPFPILQVEGAKGLVLLIKHDKQLFLSRPSWVKDLVEVLSLSIIPFQQLSREQSTITTDPNHQKLIAQIQSNCNFSTELQNVILSNIFYNFSLDESICKKMKDQNVISELKTLKSKQDAPQSLTNLIQKILVQLTI, encoded by the exons atggaAGAgatacaaaaattaattaatgaattagGTGGTTCACAATATAAAGATAAAG atACAGAACATTATTCTGAAGAAGCAGTAGagttattaattaaaaagattgataataaatcaaaaggGAAAACAGTTATTGAAAGTAATACATTAATTTATAAGACATTAGCAGATTGGTCAAAAGTTGAAGATAATAGAGAAACAATCATTAGATCACCATCAAATGTAATTGAAAAAacttttcaattatttgaattcttATTACCAAATGGCGTAGAAACATTAAATACAGATACTACAGTTGAACAATcagaattattttcaatggtTTGTAGATTACTTGGTAATTTAACCTATGAAAATGCACCAAATCGTGAATTTATCTTTGATAAAACTCCTtccattttaaaatatatttcaaGTTTTGTATCTCAAACAAAGTATCAATCATTACAAAGAACTTCTTGTGCTGCCATTGCAAATCTTTCTTCTGAAACTG attttattcaacttgaattctttaaattaggagtagtttcaattttaatcGATTTAATTTGTAGAGAAGGTACAACTGATGAAGTTAATCAAATGGCAATTAAagcatttaataatttagttgataatg AAAATACTCAAGTTGATATTCATTTCAAAGAAATTCATAGATTATTAGgacaattaaagaaatcattaaataaagaagGTTATTATGAAAATTCATTCGCTAATGATTTggtttcatcattatcaactcTTTCTCTTAATa AGGATTtacaaaaagaaatattaaaagaaggatttttaaatgatttaattgaattaattgaagaatCAAATGTACATAGAGAAATGATTAATCaatttgaagatgatgatattgaaaagGATAAGGATATTTCAATTGCACCATCAACATCAGagttaatatttaaattagcCGATAATGATGACTATAGACAATACTTTTATAATAAGGAAAGAGATGGAAACGATGCAAATAACATTTTGGATagaatgataaaaataatgacatcaccaccaccagccTATAAAGATGGCGATAGCAAGGCTCAATTGAAAGCATTGGATGTTGCCAAAGTGAAGAAAAACATAACGAAAACCATTGCATTATGTTCATTAGAGGATGATGTAATcgataaattcattaaaactCCAAAGATTTTCGTTGATTTATTGGTCGATACTGAAGACACTGAAAGAATTGTAAATGGTGAAATGATCATTGGTAATCTCGCAAGATCCGAACCAAATTGtagattattaaattcatacAATGTCATTGAGCTAATTGCTGATATCATGAAAAAGTTTCCAAATTTTCAACCAATTCAACATTTAGGTTTATCTTCCATTAGAAATCTCACACTTCCAACTATAAACAAAGGTTTCAAACCAAGTTCAACTTTGATGGAAGATGTAGTTTTCAATTCAAAAGTACACAATCAAGTCATTCAATTCGCTGCTTTATCTTTGATAAAGAATTTCATTGGTTGTGATCAATCAAACTTAAAATTATTCTTGGAATTTCCAAATGCTCTTCAATCATTATTGGATTTAGCCAATGGTAGAGTACCTGCAAGTATGGATGATGAATCTGATCAACAagaacaattacaattagaTGATGCTAAAATTCAAGAAATTGAAGAGAAatttgaagaaaaagaaaaaacaattgaaaaaacagATGAAAAAACAGatgaaaaaacaaatgaaaagaaacaaTCAAAGAAAGATATGAGAGTAATTTATGAAGCAACTAGATTATTACTTAGATTTTTAGATAATTCTGAATTATCAAATCATCAAGAGaaaatgaaacaattgaTTGAGGAATCAGTTGAACCATTCTTTAGTTTATTACAATCTCCTTTCCCAATTTTACAAGTTGAAGGTGCAAAAGGTTTAGTTTTACTCATTAAACATGATAAACAACTCTTTTTATCACGTCCATCATGGGTAAAAGATTTGGTTGAAGTTTTATCCCTTTCAATCATTCCTTTCCAACAACTCTCAAGAGAACAATCAACAATTACTACCGATCCAAatcatcaaaaattaattgcacaaattcaatcaaattgtaattttagtACCGAACTTCAAAATGTTATcctttcaaatattttttacaatttctcTTTAGATGAatcaatttgtaaaaaaatgaaagatcAAAATGTTATTTCtgaattaaaaactttaaaatcaaaacaagATGCACCACAATcattaacaaatttaattcaaaaaattttagttcaattaacaatttaa
- a CDS encoding C2H2-type zinc finger-containing protein: MHQGSPPNNNQKSPVASPNTVLKQIENGKFRINFTAKKTTNPDDNITLADDPLNITSEKEIEVGNNNNNLNENFKNNEESMDIEKSINKINGGSKENGSENTITNGKNENGNHINSNDSKNDNLENNKKLNGKNEDENNNENSSKENENSNENSNNMNNKGKEKEALKPIIEVPEEEMIQNSSNNKNKNTENTENTEDTNKNKNENKNYFNYKGRNNLSEEDDLVATNRLVEEYMLKTPPLTKQLFQMDKNQIETFRIESMNKYLENYKASKYSNITSNKNNNVNNINNNSQQQNNNTMVIPITTTTTSTTASIKSAPTSPTATATTTTTNSISTRRMTATASSTSSPTSPPPSSPPNLSVQQQQQQQQQQQLRQQQQQLQQQIEQMQQLMNEEEAQQKDDSLGEKGSVSMENLAYLDQPIYISNDAPTEPFIVCQIWGCGQLFTAREYRNHLENEHDSLNCNANGNQNYFSGYNHNNNGVDVISYSQLTDRNSMDRYSKGSLPVLINGLPKNWNISNYNLQYLFQKLPFNNAMWSRLNFNTATTQWVGNVNKFQKTVNSPNRSFHKNFCLKVSFDIPVSWEPLPYFNLNYFNVVQQTTSSCSGSGNGSSNGIGNGIVNDNNNSNSLKGGAGQGFLKSFLFIGNQGSIVSLHRNFSDVSISMFKGSQRVILFPPNKILEMAAYNRYLLNHHKDRTKYIYFDYYLSPEDLELIQRFGGKSVILNKEDTLYIPAGWYYQINILEEETISLNYFNLTTYNLEFYIQNFKQSNDIILADLFKAILLDYFSRCNYWINNQNQYILKENQSILFVADKEQKYWNSYGVELKNQSVYQQILMALQEGFILSSSTLLVNNSIISKRQFQEQLKQQQRNSKPIITINHPHQNFYHPYLSQRFLLSSSTPNTTTTSATTSTSSLLSSSSKNLLNIIDQINVIDSNFCDNLKKITHDLNFILISIATR, from the exons atgcACCAAGGTAGcccaccaaataataatcaaaaatcaCCAGTGGCTAGTCCAAATAcagttttaaaacaaattgaaaatggaaAATTTAGGATTAATTTTACagcaaaaaaaacaacaaaccCTGATGACAATATTACACTTGCTGACGATCCTTTAAATATTACCTCTGAGAAAGAAATAGaagttggtaataataataataatttaaatgaaaattttaaaaataacgaAGAATCTATGgatattgaaaaatcaattaataaaattaatggtgGTTCAAAAGAAAACGGTAGTGAAAACACAATTACAAAtggaaaaaatgaaaatggtaatCATATAAATTCTAATGATTCAAAAAACgataatttagaaaataataaaaaattaaatggtaAAAACGAAGATG aaAACAACAATGAAAACTCatcaaaagaaaatgaaaatagtaatgaaaatagtaataatatgaataataaagggaaagaaaaagaagcaTTAAAACCAATTATAGAAGTTCCAGAGGAAGAAATGATTcaaaatagtagtaataataaaaacaaaaataccGAAAATACCGAAAATACTGAagatacaaataaaaataaaaatgagaataaaaattatttcaactATAAAGGTAGAAATAATCTTTCTGAAGAGGATGATTTAGTGGCAACAAATAGATTAGTTGAAGAATATATGTTAAAAACACCACCACTCACCAAACAACTATTTCAAATggataaaaatcaaatagaaACCTTTAGAATAGAATcaatgaataaatatttagaaaattataaagCTTCTAAATATAGTAATATTactagtaataaaaataataatgtaaataatataaataataatagccaACAACAAAACAATAATACAATGGTAATACCAataactacaactacaacatcaACGACAGCATCAATAAAATCAGCACCAACCTCACCAACGGCAACAGCAACGACAACTACTACAAATTCAATTAGTACTAGAAGGATGACGGCAACagcatcatcaacatcatcaccaacatcaccaccaccatcatcaccaccaaatttatcagttcaacaacaacagcagcaacagcaacaacaacaattaagacaacaacaacaacaacttcaacaacaaattgaaCAAATGCAACAGTTAATGAATGAAGAGGAAGCTCAACAAAAGGATGATAGTTTAGGAGAGAAAGGATCAGTATCTATGGAGAATTTAGCATATTTAGATCAACCGATTTATATTAGTAATGATGCACCAACTGAACCATTTATAGTTTGTCAAATTTGGGGTTGTGGTCAATTATTCACAGCTAGGGAATACAGAAATCATTTGGAGAATGAACATGATTCTTTGAATTGTAATGCAAATGGTAATCAAAATTACTTTAGTGGATATAACCATAATAACAATGGAGTCGATGTAATTAGCTATTCACAATTAACCGATAGAAATTCAATGGATAGATATTCAAAGGGTAGTTTACCTGTGTTAATCAATGGTTTACCAAAGAATTGGAATATTTCAAACTATAATCTACAATATCTCTTTCAAAAGTTACCCTTTAACAATGCAATGTGGTCAAGATTAAACTTTAATACCGCTACAACTCAATGGGTTGGTAAtgttaataaatttcaaaaaactGTAAATTCACCAAATAGATCATTCCATAAAAACTTTTGTTTAAAAGTTTCTTTTGATATACCTGTTTCTTGGGAACCGTTACCAtactttaatttaaattattttaatgttGTACAACAAACAACATCCAGTTGTAGTGGAAGTGGTAATGGTAGTAGTAATGGAATTGGTAATGGAAttgttaatgataataataatagtaatagtttaAAAGGTGGTGCAGGACAAGGATTTTTAAagagttttttatttattggtaaTCAAGGTTCAATAGTATCATTACATAGAAATTTTAGTGatgtttcaatttcaatgttTAAAGGATCACAACGAGTTATCCTATTCCCACCAAATAAAATCTTAGAAATGGCTGCATACAATCGTTATCTCTTAAATCATCACAAAGATAGAACAAAATATATCTATTTCGATTATTATCTTTCTCCAGAagatttagaattaattcaaaGATTCGGTGGTAAATCTGTTATCTTAAATAAAGAAGATACTTTATATATACCAGCTGGTTGGtattatcaaattaatattttagaagaag aaacaatttcattaaattattttaatttaacaacttataatttagaattttatattcaaaattttaaacaatcaaatgatataattttagcagatttatttaaagctATTTTATTGGATTATTTTAGTCGTTGTAATTATTggattaataatcaaaatcaatatattttaaaagagaatcaatcaatattattCGTTGCAGATAAGGAACAAAAGTATTGGAATAGTTATGGTGTTgaattaaagaatcaatCAGTTTATCAACAAATTCTAATGGCATTACAAGAGGGTTTCATTCTATCCTCTTCAACATTATTGgttaataattcaatcattAGTAAAAGACAATTCCaagaacaattaaaacaacaacaaagaaattcaaaaccaatcattacaattaatcatcctcatcaaaatttttatcatcCTTATTTATCTcaaagatttttattatcttcttcAACTCCaaatactaccactacttCCGCTACTacttcaacatcatcattattatcttctTCCTCTAAAAATCTATTAAATATAATCGATCAAATTAATGTAATAGATAGTAATTTTTgtgataatttaaagaaaatcactcatgatttaaattttattttgatttcaattgcaacaagataa